A portion of the Lolium rigidum isolate FL_2022 chromosome 1, APGP_CSIRO_Lrig_0.1, whole genome shotgun sequence genome contains these proteins:
- the LOC124691304 gene encoding adenylate kinase, chloroplastic-like gives MASPTASAAAIVSSLSPSPVAAERPIPHGSLLFRGSRNGSGPLRLNSSRQRRLSPAPRAAKAVGAEKADPLNVMIAGAPASGKGTQCELIKAKYGLVHISAGDLLRAEIATGTENGKQAKEFMEKGQLVPDEIVVNMVKERLLQADAQEKGWLLDGYPRSYSQSMALENLGIRPDIFILLDVPDELLVERVVGRRLDPVTGKIYHLKYSPPENEEIASRLTQRFDDTEEKVKLRLQTHYQNIESLVSIYEDVIIKVKGDAMVEDVFGEIDKLLTSSREKKSEMVATS, from the exons ATGGCTTCTCccacggcctccgccgccgccatcgtctccTCCCTCTCGCCGTCGCCCGTGGCTGCGGAGAGGCCAATTCCCCACGGCAGCCTCCTCTTCCGCGGCTCCCGCAACGGCTCCGGTCCCCTACGGCTCAACTCCTCACGACAACGCCGGCTCTCGCCGGCGCCTAGAGCGGCCAAG GCTGTGGGCGCAGAGAAGGCCGATCCCCTGAATGTCATGATAGCGGGTGCTCCGGCATCCGGGAAAGGCACGCAGTGCGAGCTCATCAAGGCCAAA TATGGTCTGGTGCACATTTCAGCTGGAGATTTGTTGAGGGCGGAAATCGCCACAGGCACCGAGAACGGGAAGCAGGCCAAGGAGTTCATGGAGAAGGGACAGCTGGTTCCTGACGAGATTGTTGTTAAT ATGGTGAAGGAACGTCTTCTTCAAGCAGATGCTCAGGAAAAGGGCTGGCTATTGGATGGTTACCCAAGAAGTTATTCACAGTCAATGGCGCTAGAAAATCTTGGAATCCGGCCTGACATTTTCATTCTGTTGGAT GTTCCAGATGAACTTCTTGTTGAAAGGGTGGTTGGCAGACGGCTGGATCCTGTAACTGGGAAAATATACCATCTTAAGTATTCCCCGCCAGAGAATGAAGAAATTGCATCAAGACTTACACAAAGATTTGACGATACAGAAGAAAAG GTTAAGCTAAGGTTGCAGACTCATTATCAAAATATCGAGTCCTTGGTCTCGATATATGAAGATGTTATAATCAAG GTAAAAGGAGACGCCATGGTTGAAGATGTGTTTGGTGAGATTGACAAGCTGCTCACTTCCAGCCGGGAGAAGAAAAGTGAAATGGTGGCTACCTCATGA
- the LOC124691294 gene encoding alcohol dehydrogenase-like produces MSISTASRRALSRIGGALRRSFSSAPDSAAGYQVSGGPSFMRAAVFWEPGRPLTMEEFRMPRPKAGEVLVKTKACGVCHSDLHVMKGELPFSSPCVVGHEITGEVVDHGAHTPAEIVNRFPVGSHVVGAFIMPCGNCFYCVKGQEDLCESFFAYNRAKGTLYDGETRLFLRSNGKPVYMYSMGGLAEYCVVPANALAVLPSSLPYTESAILGCAVFTAYGALRHAAEMRAGDSVAVIGVGGVGSSCLQIAKAFGASEIIAVDVLDEKLQNAKTLGATHTVNAAEEDAVEKIKEITGGRGVDVAVEALGKALTFAQCTQSVRDGGKAVMIGLAATNVVGEVDITRLVRRQVKIIGSYGARARQDLPQIVKLAERGAFDLKNAISRKCKLEEANSAYEDMNKGKIIGRAVVEIM; encoded by the exons ATGTCCATCTCCACCGCTTCCCGCCGCGCTCTGAGCCGGATCGGCGGCGCCCTCCGGCGGTCCTTCTCGTCGGCGCCGGACTCCGCCGCGGGGTACCAAGTCTCCGGCGGGCCGAGCTTCATGCGCGCGGCGGTCTTCTGGGAGCCCGGCCGCCCGCTCACCATGGAGGAGTTCCGCATGCCGCGCCCCAAGGCCGGCGAGGTCCTCGTCAAGACCAAAG CTTGTGGAGTTTGCCACTCCGATCTCCATGTCATGAAAGGCGAACTCCCTTTCTCGAGCCCTTGCGTTGTTGGCCATGAGATCACCGGGGAGGTGGTCGACCATGGCGCCCACACGCCTGCTGAGATCGTCAACAG GTTCCCAGTTGGCAGTCATGTCGTTGGCGCCTTTATAATGCCCTGCGGGAATTGCTTTTACTGTGTTAAG GGCCAGGAAGACCTCTGCGAGTCTTTCTTCGCGTATAATCGTGCGAAAGGAACACTATATGATGGTGAAACCCGGCTATTTCTACGCAGCAATG GAAAGCCAGTGTACATGTACAGCATGGGTGGGCTTGCGGAATATTGTGTTGTGCCGGCCAATGCGCTAGCAGTTCTTCCTAGCTCGTTGCCGTACACAGAATCAGCGATTCTAGGATGTGCTGTGTTCACTGCATATGGCGCTTTGAGGCATGCTGCTGAAATGCGTGCTGGTGATTCGGTAGCAGTGATTGGGGTTGGAGGGGTCGGATCAAG CTGCTTACAGATAGCGAAAGCCTTTGGAGCTTCTGAAATCATTGCGGTTGATGTTCTTGATGAGAAACTCCAGAATGCCAAAACTCTTGGAGCAACCCACACTGTAAATGCAGCTGAAGAAGATGCTGTTGAAAAGATCAAG GAAATTACTGGTGGGAGGGGTGTGGATGTGGCTGTGGAGGCACTTGGTAAGGCATTGACGTTTGCCCAGTGCACCCAAAGTGTACGAGATGGAGGCAAAGCTGTTATGATTGGGCTTGCTGCAACAAACGTAGTAGGCGAGGTGGACATAACCCGTCTTGTTCGCCGACAG GTCAAAATCATTGGGTCGTATGGGGCAAGAGCCAGGCAAGATCTTCCTCAGATAGTCAAGCTCGCAGAGAGGGGTGCCTTCGATCTCAAGAACGCCATATCAAGGAAATGCAAATTGGAAGAGGCAAACAGCGCCTACGAGGATATGAACAAGGGCAAGATCATTGGCCGAGCTGTAGTTGAAATCATGTAG